DNA from Longimicrobiales bacterium:
ACCACGCACGAATGGAAGTGCAGGACCGGGATGGCTGGATCGAGTACAGCAGTTACCGGAGGGAGGGCAATGCTGCGTTCGAGGGGCGCTACCGCCCGATGGGGACGAGCTTCGAGCCCCGGTACGGCACGCTCGAGCACTTTCTGACGGAGCGGTACGCGCTGTTCACCGTACTGCGCAACGGCTGGGTCCTGCGCGGCGACATCCACCACGTGCCCTGGCGGCTGCAGCGTGCGGAGGCCGAGATCGGGCTGAACACCGTGCCCGCAGCACACGGCATCACTCTCCCCGACGTGGCGCCGCTGCTGCATTATTCGGAGCGGCAGGACACACTGATCTGGGCTCCCGAGCTGGATGATGCACGCCCGAGCTGAGCACCCGACGCAGCTGACGCTCGTTCAACCGTCTTTCATCGACCAGGCGTTCTCACGCACCGCCGGCGTCCGGCGCAGCGAGGGCAACGCCGTGCGTGTGCTCAACAACGCGGCGGAGAACTATCCCGCCTGGCTGGACGCGATCGCCGCGGCGCAGCGTTACATCTACTTCGAGAGCTACATCCTGCGCGATGACAGCAGTGGCCGAACGTTTGCCGATGCGCTCATGGCCAGGTCCCGTGCGGGTGTCGTGGTCCGCGTCGTCTACGACTGGCTCGGGGCGATCGGCAAGACTGCGCCGGCATTCTGGCGCGCGCTGCGCGAGGCGGGCGTGGACGTGCGGGCATTCAATCCGTTCCAGGCGCTGCGGCCGTTCGCGTGGGTGCACCGCGACCATCGCAAGTCGCTCGTGGTGGATGGCGACGTCGCGTTCGTGACGGGGCTGTGCGTCGGCGATGAATGGGTCGGCAACGCGGCGCGCGGCATCGCTCCCTGGCGTGATACAGGGGTGGAGCTGCGAGGGCCCGCTGTGTCCCAGGTCGAGGATGCGTTCGCGCGCATCTGGTCACTGGCCGGGGAGCCGATCCCGGCCGGCGAGCGTGTCGACCCGGAGCTGACCCTCGCCGGCGATGTGGCACTCCGGGTGGTCGCGAGTGAGCCGGTGCGTGGTGCGCTGCTGCGCTTCGATCAGCTGCTCGCGTCCGCGGCACGCCGCACCCTGTGGCTGACCGACGCGTACTTCGCGGGGATGCCGTCCCACGTCGAGGCGCTCCGGTCCGCCGCGCTGGACGGCGTGGATGTGCGACTGCTGGTCCCCGGCACGACGGACATTCCGATCATGCGCGCGTTCTCGCGCGCGGGCTACCGGCCGCTGCTCGAGGCGGGCGTGCGCGTGTTCGAGTGGAACGGGCCGATGATCCACGCCAAGACGGCCGTTGCAGACGACCAGTGGGCGCGCATCGGCACGAGCAACCTCAACGTGGCGAGCTGGCTCGGGAACTACGAGCTGGACGTGATCGTGGAGGACCCGCGCGTTGCTGCCGCCATGAGCAGGCAGTACCTCGCCGACCTGGAGAACGCGACCGAGATCCTGCTGCGCGAGCGACGGCGTCTCCCGCGACGCGACGGGCAGGTCGTGCGCGCGCCCGGCACCGTGGGCAGCGCGGGACGGGCCGCGGCGGGTGCGCTGCGCGTGGGCAACACGGTCACCGCCGCAGTCACCAACCGGCGCGTGCTCGGGCCTCCCGATGCGGGGATCGTTTCGGGCGTCGGTGTCGTGCTCGTCGGCCTTGGCGCCGCGGCGCTGCTGTGGCCGCGCATCGTCGCAATTCCCGCCGCCGTCATAACGGGCTGGATCGGCGTTGCGCTCTTTGCGCGCGGCGTCCGTCTCTGGCGCTCGCGCCGCCGGCAGCCGCCGGTGCCCCATCCCCGGCCCCCTGATCCGTGACCCGCTCGGGCCCAGATCGAAGGACAGCCCGCGGCAGGGCCACCGGACTCACGAACCCGTCTCCACCCGGGTTTGCGCGGGAACGCGCGTTGCATGCTTGAGGGTGCGCGTAACCCCCAGCAGGGAGAGACTTTATGAATACGAAGCGGCCCCGGTTTTCGGTCCTGAGTGCACTGCTCGTCGTTCCGGCACTCGCCGCATGCGGCAGCTCGACGGCGACCACGGCCGTCGGCGCAGGCGCCGCAGCGGCGGCGGCGATCGCATACAATGACCGCGGTGCGACGTCGAACCTCGATGCCTCTGTCGGCGACATTGCGAACGCGACGACGGAAGCGTTCACTGCACTCGGCATCACGCTGACGGAACGCAAGACGGAGGACGATGGTATCGAGGTGCAGGGCACGGAGGGCGAGTGGAAATACGTCGTAGACATCGAACGCGATTCCGGCGATACACTGTCGGAGGTCGAGGTGACGGTCAGCAAGGACGTCGCCGACTACAGCCAGGACCGCGCGGAAGAACTGTTGCGCGCGATCATGCAGCGACTCTGACCGCACGCGGCGCCGGTTGCGGCCGGCGCCGCACAGCCGTGCAGGCATGAGCAGAGGACCGATGATGGAGCGGCCCTCCGCGTGGCGAGTCGCCATCGCGTTCGTGCTGACCACGCTCATCCTCCTCGTGATCGTTCCGTCCGTCGTGCAGCAGCGCGTCACCGCCCTTCGTTCACAGATCACACTCTCCGAACCGGCACGTACGCTGGTCATGCAATGGCAGTTCGATCTGGTGCGTGAGATTGCCGCACTGAACCAGCTGCTGCTCACCGGCGACAGCGTGCAGGTCACCATTTACGACGAGGCGTTTGCGGACGAGCAGCGCATCAGCGAACGCCTGGGGGAGATGGTCCAGGCACTGGGGCAGGATGTCCAGGCGCAGTTCATCGAGGCGCGCACACTTGCCGACCAGTGGCATGCGCGCGTCAACGAGGACGTGGTGCTGAGCGCGGACGCCGTGCAGCAGCCGGATCTGCTGCAGGGGGAGAGCCAGCTCTTCGTGCAGACGATGCGTAGCGTCTGGGAGGTGGACGAATCGATCCGGGACTTCACGGCTGAGGTGCGCCTCGACATCGCTTCCGCGGAACGGTTGGGGCTGGTGTTCACGGTCGCGCTGGGGCTGCTCGCGCTGGTCGCCGCCGGCGCGGTGATCGCGATCGAGATGCGTGTGCGCAGGCTGGCTGCCGTGGCCGACTATCGGCGTGCGGAAGCGGACGCGGCGCTGCAGGAGACGGAACGGCTTGCCGATGCGCGGACGCGGCTGTTACGGGGCATCACGCATGACGTGAAGAACCCGCTTGGTGCCGCGAAGGGGTACGCGGAGCTGCTGGGCATGGAGATCAAGGGGCCGCTCACGGACGGGCAGCGGCCGCTGGTGGAGGGGATCGAGCGGTCAGTCGACAGCGCTCTCTCGATCATTGCCGATCTGCTCGATCTCGCCCGCGCGGATTCCGCGGTGACCTTGCGTCGTGAGCAGGTGGAGGTTGCAGCGCTGTTGCGGGAAGCGGTGGCAGATCATCGGGCGACGGCCGTGCACACCGGACACGAGATCGAGGCGATCCTGTGCGACGAACCACTGATCGCCCACACGGATCCGATTCGCCTGCGACAGGTGCTGGACAACCTGCTGTCGAACGCGTTGAAGTACACCCCGGCCCCCGGCCGGATCGAGGTGCGCACGCGCGTCGTGCGCGATCTCGGCACGGAGCGGCCCGGGGAGTGGCTCGTCGTGGAGGTGGCGGACAGCGGCCCCGGCATTCCGCCCGAGCACCGCGACGCGATCTTCGACGAGTTCACGCGCCTGCACGACAACTCGCCGATCCGGGGGCACGGCCTGGGGCTGCCGACGGCGCGCGCCCTGGCCCGTCAGCTGGGCGGTGATCTTACGATCGAAGACTCGGTCGAGGGCGCGACGTTCGCGATCTGGATCCCGCAGCGCGACGAGGCGGCGCCGGCGGGATCACGCGATCGCCGCCGGTCCGCCACAGTCGGTTAGCCGCGCGGCACCAGCTTCCAGAGCTCGCCGTTGTCCTCGTCGGTGACGATGTAGAGAGCGCCGTCCGGACCCTGGCGCACATCACGGATGCGCTGTCCGCGATCATGCAGCAGGTGCTCCTCGCCGGTGACGCGCTCGCCTTCGACTTCCAGGCGGACCAGGCGGGCGCTCGCCATCCCCCCGATGAACAGGCTGTTCTGCCAGCGCGGGAACAGCTCCCCGGTGTACCACTGCGCACCGGACGGCGCGATCACGGGATCCCAGTAGTAGACAGGCTGCGTGAAGCCCTCCGGAGCCGGTGATGAGCCCGCGATCGGGTCGCCGCGATACTCGATGCCGTAGGCCTGGACGGGCCAGCCATAGTTGACGCCGGGGCGGATGAGGTTGAGCTCGTCGCCGCCGCGCGTGCCGTGCTCGATGAGCCACAGGCGGTCCTGCGGATCGAACGCCAGCGCCTGGATGTTGCGGTGCCCGTACGACCAGATCTCGGGCTGTGCGCCCTCCCGGCCCACGAAAGGATTGTCCTGCGGCACACTGCCATCCGCGTTGATGCGCATGACCTTGCCCAGGTGGTTGTCCAGCTCCTGGGCGTGGTGGCGCATGTCGGCGACCGAGCGGTCGCCGGTCGTGATGTAGAGTGTACCGTCGGGGCCGAAGGCGAGCCGTGAGCCGAAATGTGCCCGGCCGTCATACGTCGGTTCAACCCGGAAGATCACCTGGACCTGGCTGACGCTGGATCGGTCGTCCGAGAGCACGCCGCGGGCGACGGCGGTGCCGTTGCCACCCTCACGCGGCTCGGCGTAGCTCCAGAAGATCGTGCGGTCTTGCTGGAAGGTGGGGCTGAGCGCAACGTCGAGCAGCCCGCCCTGCCCGCGCGCGTCCACGCGCGGCAGCCCCGTGATCGGCTCGCTCACAGTCCCGCTCGCCGAAACCACACGCATCCGGCCGGGTCGCTCCGTCACGAGCAGGCTGCCGTCGGGTAGCGGCTCCACGGCCCATGGATGCTCGAGTCCGCTGGCGATCACCTCGACATCGAATGCGACACCGGAACGAACGCCGCAGGTCCGTGTCTGACCTTCGAATGCGGGCTGCTGATCCGGCGCGTTCGGGTCGTTCGTCTCCAGCGGCACACACTGCGACTCGGCGGCAGGCGCATTCTGCGCGCTTTCGGCGCCGCTCGCCCCGTCCTCCAGTTGCTGTCCGCACCCGAACAGGAGCGCGAGACCGGCGGCAAGGTGGGGAGCAGCGTTGCGGTTTCGTACCATGAGACCTCTCGCAGGAAAGCTGGTCATGTTGTCAGCGGGTCGTTCAGAACGTCATACGCCGGGACCGAAACCGCCAGTGCTGCAACGCTGTCACGCGGTATCCGCCCCTGCGGGGGCTTGTCCCGGCGCGGGAAAGCCGCGAGCGTTCCCTGACTCCCCGACGAACCCGACCCCTGTGCAATGACACGGCACCAGAAGATCGCCGCGACCGCGGCCGCGACCGTTCTCCTCGTACTGCTGCTCCTCCTGGCGCTGCCGCTGCTGTTCGGCGGCCGGATCGAAGGGCACGTGCGCACCATGATCGCGCGCAACCTGAATGCGGACGTGAGCTGGCAGGACGCCAGCGTCAGCCTGCTGCGTGGTTTCCCGCATGCGACGCTGCGCCTCGAGCGGCCGGAGATCGTCGGCCATGAGCCCTTTGCCGGCGACACGCTGCTTGCCGCCGACGGCATCGGTGTCGTGCTGGATCTCGGCAGCGTGCTGCGCGTGGTGCGAGGGACGGGTGCTCTCGAGATCCGCTCGATCACCGTCGATCGGCCGCGCGCCCGTCTGCTCGTGCTGGAGGACGGGACGGCCAGCTGGGACATTCTGCGTGCGCAGGAAGGCACACAGGAGACGGAGGAGCGGGCACTGGCGCTGCAGCTTCGCTCGCTGGAGCTGCGCGACGGGGCCGTCGTGTTCGAGAACCGGCAGTCGGGCCTGCATGCGCGGCTCAATGGCATCCGGCACGACCTGGGCGGCGATTTCACGAGCGAGCGGTTCACGATCGACGCGAGCCTTCACGCGGACAGCGCGAGCATCGAGTTCGCCGGCATGCCCTACGTGAGCAACGTCGAGCTGGAGCTGAAAACGAAGCTGGACGCCGACCGCTCCGCGCAGCGCATTACCCTTTCGGATGCAGGCCTGCGCCTCAACCGCCTGGTCCTCGCCTTCGGCGGATCCGTCGCTGCAGCGGGTGACGACGTCGCGCTGGACCTGGCGTTTCAGACGCCCGGCACGTCATTCGGCGACATCCTGTCGCTGGTGCCGGCGGTGTACGCGAACGACTTCGCGGCGCTGCAGGCATCCGGGCGGATGCGCGTCGACGGATTCGTGCGCGGGGCGTATGGACCGGCATCATTCCCGTCGTTCGCACTGAATGCGACGGTAGACGAGGGTCGGTTCCGCTACCCCGACCTGCCGCTGCCGGCGCGCGAGATCGGTGCTTCACTCGTGATCACCAATCCCGGCGGCCACGCGGACAGCACCGTGATCGCGCTGGAGCGCTTTCACATGGTGATCGGCAGCGATCCGGTGGATGCGTCCTTCACACTGCGCACGCCCGTGTCCGATCCCCAGCTCGATCTGCGCGCCGCGGGCACACTCAGGCTCGACGACCTGGCCGGCACCGTGAAGATGCCGGACGTCGAGCAGCTCGCCGGCGTGGTAACGGCTGACGTCGCGGTGCGGGCACGCTACTCCGCGCTGGACACCGGCAATTTCGAGCAGGTGGATGCGAGTGGAACGGTGGCGGCGTCGGGTGTTGCAGTGCGCACGGCGACGCTGCCGCACCCCATCCAGGTGCAGGAAGCGCGGCTGCAGCTCTCGCCGCAGCACGCGGAGCTGACGTCGTTCCGCGGCACACTGGGCAGCAGCGAGGTCCGCGCGGACGGACGGCTGGACAACCTGCTCGGCTTCGTGCTGCGTGACCAGGAGCTGCGGGGGCGCGCCAGCGTACGCAGTCCGCGCTTCGACCTCAACGAATGGCGCTCGGAGCAGGAGGACCGCGAAGTCATTCCGGTTCCGGCTGGTATCGACTTCACGCTGGATGCCGCTGCGGAGGAGCTGGTGTTCGGCCCTGTCGAGTACACGGATGCACGGGGCGCAGTGCACATCCGCGATCAGCGGATCACGCTGGACGGGTTTCGCATGAACATGCTCGGCGGCTCGGCCGTTGCCAGCGGCTGGTACGAGACGGTGCGGCCGGACTCGCCCTCGTTCGACGTGCAGCTCCGGGTCGAGGAGATCGATATCCCCTCGGCATTCGCATCGCTCAACACGGTGAAGGTGCTCGCTCCGATCGCGGAGTACGCGCAGGGGCGCGTGTCCGCGGACGTGCGGCTGAACGGCGCCATGGGCACGGACATGATGCCATTGTACGAGGCGCTCACGGGTCTGGGCTCGTTCGAGACGTCGCAGCTCGTGATCAGCGGGTTTCCCGCGTTCGCGCTGCTGAGCGACAGGCTGAACGTGAGCGCCCTCGAGCAGCCCGCGCTGAACGCGATCGCGTCGTCCTTCGAGATCCGCGGCGGGCGACTGCACGTCCAGCCGTTCGACGTCGGCATCGCCGGCGCGAAGCTGCACGTGGCCGGCTCCAACGGCATCGACCGCTCACTGGACTACGACCTGCAGCTCGAGCTGCCGCGGAACCTGCTGGGCAGCGATGCGTCGCCGATTCTGGCCAGCCTCGGCGCCGACGCATCACGGCTGGGCATCGACCTGTCGAGTGCCCAGCGCATCGCACTTGGGATCGACCTGGGCGGGACCGTCAACGATCCGACGATCGACACACGGCTTGCAAACGTCGCCGAGAGCGTCACTGGCGGGGTCGAGCAGGCGCTGCGCGACGTCGCAACGGAACGCCGCGAGGCCGCAGCCGAGCGGATCGACTCCGCGGCCGCTGCGCGTGCGGCCCAACTGGTCGCGGAGGCGGAGCAGCGTGCGGAGCAGGTCCGCGAGGAGGGACGCAGGCTCGCCGAACAGGTGCGGAGCGAGGGACATGCGCGGGCGGACTCACTGGAGGCGCGCGCGTCGAACCCCGCGACGCGCATTGCCGCCCGCACCGCCGCGGCGAAGCTGCGGCAGGAGGCGGACGAATCGGCGGACCGGATCATGGCGGAGGCCGATGCGCGCGCCGAGTCGATCGTCGCCGAGGCGCGGCGCAACGCGGAGGCCGTGCAGGGGTGAGCCGCCCGCGGCAGGGTCGCCCTGCGACGCCGTGCGCCGCGGCTGCCAGGCCTGCGTGTGCGCTTCTCGTCGCGCTTTCGGCCGGCTGCGCGACGTCCGCAGCGGCGCCCGGCATCGCAGCGGATGCGTGCACCGCCGCCGCGACGTCCGCGGCGCCCGCCATCCGCATCGCCGTGGGCGACCGCATCGACCCGCGCAACGCACCGGTTCCGACGAACAGCGACGAGCGACTGCTGTTCGCCCAGATCTATGAAGCACTCCTCCGCGTCGACTGCAACGGTGCACCGGTACCGGCGCTCGCAGAGTCGTGGTCCGCTTCGCCCGATCGGCTGACGTGGAGCTTCCGGCTGCGCCAGGGGATCCGTTTCTCGGATGGCACGCCGCTCGACGCGGCCGCAGCCGCGACATCCTTGTCGACTTCGAACCTGCCGGCGCTCGCCGCGGTTGCCGCAGCCGGTGAGCAGGAGCTGCACGTGCGGCTGAACGAGCCGCAGAACGCCTTCTTCTTCGCGCAGCCCGCGCTCTCCGTCACACGGGTCACCGGAGCGGGCGCCTGGCCGGTCGGCACCGGCGCGTACCGGCCGGAGCCGGACACGCGCGGCCTGCGGCTCGTGCGGACGCAACCGGATCCCGCCGCACCGGATACACTCCGCGCCGTACGCGTCCCGGGCGATGATCCGCGCGGCGCACTCGACTCGGGCGTCGACCTGCTCATGACAGCGCATGCGGCGACGATCGCGTATGCGCGGCTTCTCGCTGAGTATGCAGTCCGACCCCTGCCGTGGAACCGCACCTATGCCCTGGTGTCGCCGGCGGGAGAGGGCTCCATCCTTCCGGAGGAATCCGAGCGGGAGTCGCTGGCGCGGGATGCGGCGGCAACCGGAACGCGCGCGGCGGGCATGACCTCACCGGCATGGTGCACCACTGGCGCCGGGAGTGTGTCGTCTCGACCGGCGGCTGCGACCGTCGCGTACCCGCGCGGCGACGACATCGCGAGGGGCATGGCGGAACGCATTGCGGCACTGTCGTGGCCGGTGGACCGCACGCCGACGTGGCTGCGCATGCTGTTGCCGCCCACCGTCAGCGCACCGTTGACCGCGCGAGCCGTCGATGCCGATGCGCTGCTGGAAGAGATGCGTGCCGGAGCGGGCGGGCTGTTCGTCGTCGCCATGCGGCACTGCAGTGGAGCGGACCCCGCATACTCCGCTGTTGCCGCCGCGGGACTGCGCACGACGCCTCTCGTGGACGCGCGCGATCACCTGGTCCACCGCGCCGGCATCGGCAGCATCACCACCGACGCAGCAGGCACACCCCGGTTCGGCCCAGTGCGATGAGTGTCCGCACGCGAATTCTGCTCGCAAGCGTGGCGGCAGCGGCTGTCCCGCTGCTCGTCTTCGCGATCGGCGCCCGGCGCGAGGTCGCGGAGCGGCTCGGTGCGCAATACCAGGCGCGCGTGGACGGCGCCGTCGAAGTCATCCGCGCTGACCTTGCAGGGATTGCCGTCGACCTCGACGCGCGGCTCGCGGCGCTCGGCTCAGCGATCGTCGACGATGCGGCCGTACGCGCGGCGCTGATGCAGGAGGGCCGCGCCGGCGGATTGCGCGATTATGCGACGCGCGTGATGCCTGCGGCAGGCCTGGACTACCTGCTGCTGCTCGATGCCGAGGCCACGGTTCTGAGCTCGGGCCATTTCCGCAATGACTACGGACGCCGTGCCTCGGCCCTGCGTGACGCAGGATCGAGCGGCCCCATCCTGGTGCAGGCGCGACGCGCCTCGGGACGCTTTCTGGCGCTGGCGCGCGTGCACCGCTTCACCATCGCAGGGCGCACGTTCCTGCTGGCCGGTGGCATCGAGGTCGACAGCGCTTTCGTGCGGAGACTCGCACGGGACGAGTCCGGTACACTGGTCGTAACCCTGTCGCACCCCGGAGGCGAGCTCGCATCCGCTGCGGTGTCAGCAGGTGGCGGTGATTTCCTGGAAGACGTTTCGACGCCGTTCGTGGACGACATCGGCACCGCGGGGGATTCGCCGGGCGCGCGCGAACCGGTTGCGACGTGGACGATCCGGCACTCGACCGCGCCCCTGGCGGTGATCCGGCGCGGCATGGATGCCTGGCTGCTTGCTGCAATCGTTGCCGCCGTCCTGCTTGCGATCCTGATTGCGCGTGTGCTCGCGGCGCGCGTGAATCGACCACTGGAGGAGCTGGCGGCGCGCGCGCGTCGCATCGATCTCGAGCGACTCGACACCAGCTTCGCGACGCGGCGCTTCGACGAGGTCGGCTCGCTGGCTCGCGTGCTGGATGCAATGGTGCAGCGGCTGCGCGCGAGCGCGGCAGAGCTGCGCAGCGCCGAGCGCCGGGCCACCGTCGGCGACATCGCGCGCCAGGTGAACCACGATATCCGGAACGGCCTGCTCCCGATCCGCAACGTGATCCACCACCTCGACGAGGTGGCGCACGAGTCGCCTGCCGACCTGTCCCGGGTGTTTGCGGAGCGGGCACCGACGCTCCGCTCCGGCGTCGGCTACCTCGAGAAGCTCGCCACCAGCTATGCGCGGCTCACACCGGCGGCTTCGCGTGTTCCGGTCGACGTCAACGACGTCATCCGCAGTGCCGTCGACTCCACGCGGGCGGTCACGCTGCGGCTCGCCGCCGCACCGCTCGTCGTGTCGGCGGATCCCGTGTCGCTGCGACGCGTGGTCGAGAACCTGGTCGTGAACGCACTCGACAGCATCGGCAACGGCAGCGGCACCGTCACGGTCACGACGGCTGCCGAAGTCACTGCCGACGGCTCACGCGTCGTGATCAGCGTGGCCGACACGGGCAGCGGCATTGCGCCCGACGATCTCGACCGCATCTTCGACGACTTCCACACGACCAGGCCGCACGGCACGGGGCTCGGACTCTCGATCGTGCGGCGGCTCGTCAATGACATGGGCGGGCGGATCCGCGTCGCGAGTGAGCCGGGTCGCGGCGCGACCTTCCGCATCGAGCTGCCGGAGGCGGGGTGAGCGAACGCATCCTGATCGTAGACGACGTCGCCGCGATGGCCGAGCAGTACGCATACGACCTGCGCCGCCTCGGGGGCTACCGCACCCGTACCGTCGCCAGCGGCCGGGATGCGATCGCTGCGCTGGTCGAGGAGGACGTCGACTGCATGATCCTGGACCTCGAGATGCCGGGCATGGACGGGTTCGAGGTGCTGCGCACCATGCGCGAGCGCGGCCTGGACGTGCCCGTCATCGTCTATACCGGGACCGGCGACTTCGACCGCTGTGTGCAGGCGGTGCGGCTGGGCGCCTGGGGCTTCATCGACAAGGCCGAGCCGATGCAGCGTGTCGTGCAGGAGGTGCGCAACGCCCTCGAGCGCGGCCGGCTCGAAGGCGAGGTCAAGCGGTTGCGGGCGCGCGTGGAGGGGGAGAGTTCGCTGATCGGAGACGGCAGCGCCATGCGACGTCTGCACGACGAGATCCGTCGCCTCGCACCGATCCCCAGTCCCGTCCTCATCCTCGGCGAAAGCGGATCCGGCAAGGAGCTCGTCGCCCGCGACCTGCATCGCCTCGGCACCGAGCCGAAGGCGCCGTTCGTCGCATTGAACTGCGCGGCCCTGCCCGAGTCCCTCGTGGAAAGCGAGCTGTTCGGCCATGAGAAGGGCGCCTTCACCGGCGCGGACCGCGCGCGCCGCGGTGCGTTCGAGCTCGCCGGGCGGGGTACGCTCTTCCTGGACGAGATCGGAGAGCTGCCGCCCGCCGCACAGGCAAAGCTGCTGCGCGCGCTCGAGGCCCGCGAGATCACCCGGCTCGGCGCCGAACGAACCACGCCGGTCGAAGCGCGCGTCGTCGCCGCCACGCATCGTGACCTCGAGGCCGACGTCGCCGCAAAGCGATTCCGCCAGGACCTCTACTACCGCCTCAACGTGCACGTGCTGCGCGTACCCGCGCTGCGCGAGCGCTCGAGCGACGTCCCCCTCCTCGTCGATCATTTCCTGCGTTCCATCTGTGAGCGCTTCGGCATGCGCACGAAGCGGATCGACGACGAGGCACTCGCTCTCCTCCAGCGCTACGACTGGCGTCGCAACAACGTTCGCGAGCTGCGCAACATCGTCGAGCGGCTCGTCATCGCCGCGGACGACGACCTCATCCTCGCCGAGCACGTGCCGCCCGAGATCGTTGCCCCGGAAGGAAGCGAGTCGCCCACGTTGCAGGCGCGCCGCGCGGAGGCAGAGCGGCAGATCATCGTCGATGCACTCGACCGCAACGGGTGGCACATCACGAATACCGCCCGCGAGCTGGGACTGGCGGATCATGCAAGTTTGCTGAAGGTCATGCGGCGACTTCGCATCGAGCGGTCGTGAATCCCTGATATTTTCAACCACAGAGAACACGGAGCCCACGGAGTATTCCCCGAGTGCAGCCCGCGCACATCGGCCGCATGGCTTCGAGTACACGCAGACATGCCGTGGTAGAGCGTTATCAGCCGTCTCAGTTTGTTCTCTGTAGCTCTGTGTCCTCCGTGGTTAACCGATGTCATACGTGTCCATGCGGACACATCAGTCGCTGAGCCACGTGTCCGGGAGTACACGAAATCGACCTGGCCGGACCTCCGATCTCCGCCTCCGGATCTTCATAATCATCACGGACACAACGACATACAGCTGACCGGGCAGCTCCTTCCCGGAACGGTCGCACGCTTGCCTTTCCCTGGCGCCGCTGGACAACGCGAACCGCGCCGAGGGCGCACGAACAGGGGAGGAAGACATGCGGATCACGCACTTCAACGGGATGAACGGAATCGCCGCAGCACTGACGCTCGCGGGGACGGTGCTGGCCTGCGACGGCGGTGAGTCGGTGCCACGTGAGCGGCGGGTGGCAGCGGCCGCGCCCGTCTCGCAGCCGGTCACCGCCACGCCGGTGATGGATGTCGACACCATCGAGAGCGCGACACCCACCGTAACGGTGCCGGAGAACGTCACGTACTCGGACGCGGAGGCGGTGTACCACGCGGGGCGCTACGTCGACGCGACGGAGATGTTCGGTGTGTACACGACGACGCATCCCGGGAACGGCTGGGGTCACTACATGCTCGGGCTGT
Protein-coding regions in this window:
- a CDS encoding sigma-54 dependent transcriptional regulator, whose product is MSERILIVDDVAAMAEQYAYDLRRLGGYRTRTVASGRDAIAALVEEDVDCMILDLEMPGMDGFEVLRTMRERGLDVPVIVYTGTGDFDRCVQAVRLGAWGFIDKAEPMQRVVQEVRNALERGRLEGEVKRLRARVEGESSLIGDGSAMRRLHDEIRRLAPIPSPVLILGESGSGKELVARDLHRLGTEPKAPFVALNCAALPESLVESELFGHEKGAFTGADRARRGAFELAGRGTLFLDEIGELPPAAQAKLLRALEAREITRLGAERTTPVEARVVAATHRDLEADVAAKRFRQDLYYRLNVHVLRVPALRERSSDVPLLVDHFLRSICERFGMRTKRIDDEALALLQRYDWRRNNVRELRNIVERLVIAADDDLILAEHVPPEIVAPEGSESPTLQARRAEAERQIIVDALDRNGWHITNTARELGLADHASLLKVMRRLRIERS
- a CDS encoding ABC transporter substrate-binding protein, coding for MSRPRQGRPATPCAAAARPACALLVALSAGCATSAAAPGIAADACTAAATSAAPAIRIAVGDRIDPRNAPVPTNSDERLLFAQIYEALLRVDCNGAPVPALAESWSASPDRLTWSFRLRQGIRFSDGTPLDAAAAATSLSTSNLPALAAVAAAGEQELHVRLNEPQNAFFFAQPALSVTRVTGAGAWPVGTGAYRPEPDTRGLRLVRTQPDPAAPDTLRAVRVPGDDPRGALDSGVDLLMTAHAATIAYARLLAEYAVRPLPWNRTYALVSPAGEGSILPEESERESLARDAAATGTRAAGMTSPAWCTTGAGSVSSRPAAATVAYPRGDDIARGMAERIAALSWPVDRTPTWLRMLLPPTVSAPLTARAVDADALLEEMRAGAGGLFVVAMRHCSGADPAYSAVAAAGLRTTPLVDARDHLVHRAGIGSITTDAAGTPRFGPVR
- a CDS encoding ATP-binding protein, which codes for MSVRTRILLASVAAAAVPLLVFAIGARREVAERLGAQYQARVDGAVEVIRADLAGIAVDLDARLAALGSAIVDDAAVRAALMQEGRAGGLRDYATRVMPAAGLDYLLLLDAEATVLSSGHFRNDYGRRASALRDAGSSGPILVQARRASGRFLALARVHRFTIAGRTFLLAGGIEVDSAFVRRLARDESGTLVVTLSHPGGELASAAVSAGGGDFLEDVSTPFVDDIGTAGDSPGAREPVATWTIRHSTAPLAVIRRGMDAWLLAAIVAAVLLAILIARVLAARVNRPLEELAARARRIDLERLDTSFATRRFDEVGSLARVLDAMVQRLRASAAELRSAERRATVGDIARQVNHDIRNGLLPIRNVIHHLDEVAHESPADLSRVFAERAPTLRSGVGYLEKLATSYARLTPAASRVPVDVNDVIRSAVDSTRAVTLRLAAAPLVVSADPVSLRRVVENLVVNALDSIGNGSGTVTVTTAAEVTADGSRVVISVADTGSGIAPDDLDRIFDDFHTTRPHGTGLGLSIVRRLVNDMGGRIRVASEPGRGATFRIELPEAG